Proteins found in one Nostoc sp. NIES-3756 genomic segment:
- a CDS encoding group I truncated hemoglobin, translating to MATLFEKLGGADAVDLAVDKFYERVLQDDRIKHFFADVDMAKQRKHQKDFLTYAFGGTDKYNGRYMRQAHKDLVEKFGLNSEHFDAVAEDLIETLKEMGVSQELIAEVAAVAAAPQHRKDVLNQ from the coding sequence ATGGCAACTTTATTTGAAAAACTGGGCGGTGCAGATGCTGTTGATTTAGCAGTTGACAAATTCTACGAGCGAGTCTTGCAGGATGACCGCATCAAGCACTTTTTTGCCGATGTGGATATGGCGAAGCAACGCAAACACCAGAAAGATTTTCTAACTTATGCCTTTGGCGGAACTGATAAATATAACGGTCGCTATATGCGCCAAGCTCACAAAGATTTAGTGGAAAAGTTTGGCTTAAACAGCGAACACTTTGATGCGGTAGCAGAGGATTTGATTGAAACTCTCAAAGAGATGGGGGTTTCTCAGGAGCTAATAGCAGAAGTCGCTGCGGTAGCTGCTGCACCACAACACAGAAAAGATGTCTTAAACCAGTAA